One stretch of Flavobacteriales bacterium DNA includes these proteins:
- a CDS encoding M23 family metallopeptidase, with the protein MAKSNKQNKNEDISFLDRIRKKDRLVVVDLDTYEEIRHFNFSALSIIIYSLFLAFIIVLITWLLIALTPIRQTIPGYPNISQQKELSYKNKKNEEWLAAQQKKLNQEHIYYKNLHTILSDSIVKNTVKENADSTATEIQLQNFEISKRDSILRQKIDEKEKYLIKANNANQNHKNDLNGVLFFPPLNGTISDSLNTKIGHYGVDIIAPKDEPVKSTLNGTIIFADWTPDNGNVIHVQHAHNLISVYKHNAVLLKKVGDYVKTGEPIAIIGNSGKLSSGPHLHFELWHKGIVLNPVNYIIF; encoded by the coding sequence ATGGCAAAATCAAACAAGCAAAATAAAAACGAAGACATTAGTTTCTTGGATCGAATCAGAAAAAAAGATCGACTTGTAGTCGTGGATTTAGACACCTATGAAGAAATTCGTCACTTCAATTTTTCTGCATTAAGCATCATCATCTACTCCCTCTTCTTGGCTTTTATTATTGTGCTTATCACTTGGCTTTTGATTGCCCTTACCCCTATTCGCCAAACGATTCCTGGCTATCCTAACATCAGTCAGCAAAAAGAACTCTCATACAAGAATAAAAAAAATGAAGAATGGCTGGCCGCTCAACAAAAAAAACTTAACCAAGAACACATCTATTATAAGAATTTACACACCATACTTTCTGATAGCATTGTAAAAAATACGGTTAAAGAAAATGCGGATAGCACAGCGACCGAGATTCAACTACAAAACTTTGAAATATCTAAAAGAGACTCGATTTTGAGACAAAAAATAGATGAAAAAGAAAAATACCTTATCAAAGCCAATAATGCCAATCAAAATCATAAAAATGACTTAAATGGGGTGTTGTTTTTCCCGCCACTTAACGGAACCATTTCCGACAGTTTAAATACCAAAATTGGTCACTATGGTGTTGATATTATAGCTCCTAAAGATGAACCCGTGAAATCGACATTGAATGGAACAATTATTTTTGCTGATTGGACGCCAGATAATGGAAACGTAATTCATGTCCAGCATGCCCATAACTTGATATCTGTATATAAACACAACGCTGTATTACTAAAAAAAGTTGGAGATTATGTAAAAACAGGCGAACCAATAGCCATTATTGGAAATTCAGGTAAACTCTCTAGTGGTCCTCACTTACATTTTGAGCTTTGGCATAAAGGAATTGTTTTAAACCCAGTCAACTACATAATATTCTGA